In Tursiops truncatus isolate mTurTru1 chromosome 19, mTurTru1.mat.Y, whole genome shotgun sequence, a genomic segment contains:
- the FOXF1 gene encoding forkhead box protein F1: MTAEVQPAPRAQPPPPCPPPPPPPLPPPPPPPGSSAAQSSSGSGGGGSSHPMSSAPEKQQPPHGGGGGGGAAMDPASSGPSKAKKTNAGIRRPEKPPYSYIALIVMAIQSSPTKRLTLSEIYQFLQSRFPFFRGSYQGWKNSVRHNLSLNECFIKLPKGLGRPGKGHYWTIDPASEFMFEEGSFRRRPRGFRRKCQALKPMYSMMNGLGFNHLPDTYSFQGSAGGLSCPPNSLALEGGLGMMNGHLPGNVDGMALPSHSVPHLPANGGHSYMGSCGAAAAGEYPHHDSSVPASPLLPAAAGGVMEPHAVYSGSAAAWPPSASAALNSSASYIKQQPLSPCNPAANPLSGSLSTHSLDQPYLHQNSHNTPAELQGIPRYHSQSPSMCDRKEFVFSFNTMASSSMHSAGGGSYYHQQVTYQDIKPCVM, translated from the exons ATGACGGCAGAGGTGCAGCCAGCCCCGCGCgcgcagccccctcccccttgccctcctccccctccccctcctcttcctcctcctcctcctcctcccggcTCGTCAGCGGCGCAGagcagcagcggcagcggcggcggcggcagcagccacCCGATGTCTTCGGCGCCCGAGAAGCAGCAGCCACCGCACGGCGGCGGCGGGGGAGGCGGCGCGGCCATGGACCCCGCGTCGTCCGGCCCGTCCAAGGCCAAGAAGACCAACGCCGGCATCCGGCGCCCCGAGAAGCCGCCCTACTCGTACATCGCGCTCATCGTCATGGCCATCCAGAGCTCGCCCACCAAGCGCCTGACACTCAGCGAGATCTACCAGTTCCTGCAGAGCCGCTTCCCCTTCTTCCGCGGCTCCTACCAGGGCTGGAAGAACTCGGTGCGCCACAACCTCTCGCTCAATGAGTGCTTCATCAAGCTGCCCAAGGGCCTCGGGCGGCCGGGCAAGGGCCACTACTGGACCATCGACCCGGCCAGTGAGTTCATGTTCGAGGAGGGCTCCTTTCGGCGGCGGCCGCGCGGCTTCCGAAGGAAATGCCAGGCGCTCAAGCCCATGTACAGCATGATGAACGGGCTCGGCTTCAACCACCTCCCGGACACCTACAGCTTCCAGGGCTCCGCCGGCGGCCTCTCGTGCCCGCCCAACAGCCTGGCGCTGGAGGGAGGTCTGGGCATGATGAACGGCCACTTGCCGGGCAACGTGGACGGCATGGCTTTGCCCAGCCACTCGGTGCCCCACCTGCCCGCCAACGGTGGCCACTCGTACATGGGCAGCTGCGGCGCCGCGGCGGCCGGCGAGTACCCGCACCACGACAGCTCGGTGCCTGCTTCCCCACTGCTGCCCGCGGCCGCCGGTGGGGTCATGGAGCCCCACGCCGTCTACTCAGGCTCGGCGGCCGCCTGGCCGCCCTCCGCCTCCGCGGCGCTCAACAGCAGCGCCTCCTACATCAAGCAGCAGCCCCTGTCCCCCTGCAACCCCGCGGCCAACCCCCTGTCCGGCAGCCTCTCCACGCATTCCCTGGACCAGCCGTATCTGCACCAGAACAGTCACAACACCCCAGCTGAGCTGCAAG GCATCCCGCGGTATCACTCGCAGTCGCCCAGCATGTGTGACCGAAAGGAGTTCGTCTTCTCTTTCAACACAATGGCATCCTCGTCCATGCACTCAGCCGGCGGCGGCTCTTACTACCACCAGCAGGTCACCTACCAAGACATCAAGCCGTGCGTGATGTGA